The Kluyveromyces lactis strain NRRL Y-1140 chromosome D complete sequence genome has a window encoding:
- the RNY1 gene encoding ribonuclease T2 (similar to uniprot|Q02933 Saccharomyces cerevisiae YPL123C RNY1 RNAse member of the T(2) family of endoribonucleases): MLLNKGLLASLLAYTTTAFDLQHIFYKEQYSCPISLPASCSNNTEIKDSCCFEFPGGIMLQTQFWDYIPPKGVSDPDELVRHLGPLDSFTNHGLWPDNCDGTYAQFCNRESNIDDVWHLLNDDQFNGRDDLPINGTDLLETMDMYWKSNTGDDESLWVHEYNKHGTCIRTLYPDCYKKWGVAGNSKKQAVYDYFRIAMKLFHDKDTYQTLKSAGIEPSVEKSYTKLEISNALKEGHSGEVVHFLCDRHGSLNQIWYFHSLKGSLLGEKFVPISALPKGSNCPDDNIKWYPKGHVPSSYRPPNGNHPGTRGVVRIGNGKGFLIKNGHWYLKGTPANFFLIEAPFGNYYLKTRMGYCGIDNSNKVLACNKNVAQAAQFEYDAKKGYIGYNGAYDWYATKYPRGNQQAPVYAGSNDDGYNFQLKFVKA, translated from the coding sequence ATGCTATTGAATAAAGGGCTACTAGCAAGTTTGTTAGCTTACACTACAACTGCTTTTGATTTGCAGCATATATTTTACAAAGAACAGTATTCGTGTCCGATTAGTCTACCGGCAAGTTGCTCAAACAACACTGAGATTAAGGATTCCTGCTGCTTTGAATTCCCTGGTGGCATCATGTTACAAACACAATTTTGGGATTACATACCGCCTAAAGGGGTTTCTGACCCGGATGAATTAGTTAGGCATCTAGGGCCGTTGGATTCTTTCACAAACCACGGTTTATGGCCGGATAACTGTGATGGAACCTATGCACAGTTTTGCAATAGAGAAAGTAACATTGATGATGTTTGGCATTTACTAAACGATGATCAGTTCAACGGGAGAGATGATCTTCCGATCAACGGAACTGATTTGTTAGAAACTATGGATATGTATTGGAAAAGTAACACaggtgatgatgaaagttTGTGGGTACACGAATATAATAAGCACGGAACTTGTATTCGAACATTATATCCGGATTGTTATAAAAAATGGGGAGTGGCTGGGAACAGTAAGAAACAAGCAGTTTATGATTACTTCAGAATCGCCATGAAATTATTCCATGATAAAGACACTTATCAGACATTAAAGTCTGCGGGAATTGAACCGAGTGTGGAAAAGAGCTACACCAAACTTGAAATATCGAATGCATTAAAAGAAGGTCACTCTGGTGAAGTAGTACACTTCTTATGTGACAGACATGGTTCCTTGAACCAAATTTGGTACTTCCACTCATTGAAGGGATCCTTATTAGGAGAAAAATTTGTACCTATTTCTGCGCTACCCAAAGGTTCTAATTGTCCGGATGATAATATTAAATGGTATCCAAAGGGGCATGTTCCATCCTCTTATAGACCTCCAAATGGCAACCATCCTGGTACCAGGGGTGTTGTAAGAATTGGTAACGGTAAAGGGTTTCTAATCAAAAATGGACATTGGTATTTAAAGGGAACCCCAGctaatttcttcttgatagAGGCACCATTTGGAAACTATTATTTGAAGACAAGAATGGGATATTGTGGTATCGATAATTCTAATAAAGTGTTGGCATGTAACAAAAACGTTGCCCAAGCCGCTCAATTCGAATATGACGCAAAGAAAGGTTACATTGGATACAACGGAGCTTATGATTGGTATGCAACCAAATATCCAAGGGGTAACCAACAAGCTCCTGTGTACGCAGGTTCAAACGATGATGGATacaatttccaattgaaattcgTAAAAGCCTAG
- the SPC29 gene encoding Spc29p (some similarities with uniprot|P33419 Saccharomyces cerevisiae YPL124W SPC29 Inner plaque spindle pole body (SPB) component): MDVSQFLNNVENDDTLQNIRKEYLNSKRTLQELMTNQSPTKKMEFSKKPTLLQERNSNDYINRNVNSSKPTDDEFLRRQLREGLSRKPEPKISLPSLASDTNRLDSIYSSVNKIDELEKKLYHHELQIQALKNELYQSNASNRALQNKVAELQDSVRMLAALSHSNVKADTDNSQLSANGKWTRHYAGPNSNGNGVYLDRPQSAPSTSSTSEWVANALHDSDDTRVLLGWKQPSSTRVDNSSNFHFPHNQPRNLSNFDDNTSRLIGVTGKTRN; this comes from the coding sequence ATGGATGTTTCAcagtttttgaataatgTGGAAAACGATGATACTTTGCAGAACATTAGGAAGGAGTATCTGAACTCGAAAAGAACATTGCAAGAACTTATGACGAACCAGAGTCCGACCAAAAAAATGgagttttcaaagaaaccaacACTGCTGCAAGAACGAAACAGCAACGATTACATTAATAGAAATGTCAACAGTAGTAAACCCACCGACGATGAGTTTCTTCGACGCCAATTAAGGGAAGGTCTATCCAGGAAACCGGAGCCAAAGATTAGTTTACCTTCGTTAGCCTCTGATACAAATAGGCTAGATAGTATATACTCTAGCGTTAATAAGATTGATGAACTAGAGAAAAAGTTATACCATCATGAACTACAAATACAAGCTCTCAAAAATGAACTGTACCAATCAAATGCTTCCAACAGAGCCTTGCAAAATAAAGTGGCTGAGTTGCAAGATAGCGTAAGAATGCTAGCGGCACTTAGTCATAGCAATGTTAAAGCGGATACGGATAATTCTCAATTGTCTGCCAACGGAAAGTGGACTAGACATTATGCGGGACCAAACAGTAACGGGAACGGTGTATACCTTGATAGACCCCAAAGTGCTCCTTCCACTTCAAGTACTTCAGAGTGGGTAGCGAACGCTTTGCatgattctgatgataCTAGAGTGCTTCTAGGATGGAAACAGCCGTCATCTACTAGAGTTGATAATTCCAGCAACTTTCACTTCCCACACAATCAGCCCAGAAATTTATCCAACTTTGACGACAACACAAGCAGATTAATAGGTGTCACTGGGAAAACCAGAAACTAA